The Sphingomonas naphthae nucleotide sequence TCCGGATCCGGAAGGCTGGCGGCCCTGGCCGGGTGGCGCCTGCCCCGTCCCGGCGGATACCCTTATCGAAGCTCGCACGCGTTACGGCGCGGGGCCGGTGCGCGGTCGCGCCGGCATGCTCCGCTGGTCGCACGATCTCTACAATGCGTACGGAGCAGATGACATCGTCGCCTTTCGCGTGGTAACCGAATATCAAGACTGACCGGTCGGTCGATGATTCGAGTCGTCGCCGATCGCGCGTAGCGAGAGGAGGATGCGCAGGCGATGCCCACGATCGATTTCGGTCCATCGACGATCGGCTCATTACGCGAGGTACAGCTTCAGCGGATGCGGCGGACGCTGCACCATGCTTATGCGAACAGCCCCCATTATCGCCGCGGCTTCGACGCGGCCGGCCTGAGGCCCGACGATCTGAAGAGCCTCGCCGATCTGGCGCGCTTTCCCTTCACCACGAAGGCCGATCTGCGCGCCAATTACCCCTTCGGCATGTTCGCGGTGCCGATGGATCAGGTGGTTCGCATCCATGCTTCGTCGGGCACCACGGGCCAGCCCACCGTGGTGGGCTATACCGCCGACGATATCGCCATGTGGTCGAACAATGTCGCGCGCTGCATTCATGCTGCCGGCGGGCGGCCGGGGATGAAGGTGCATGTGGCCTATGGCTACGGCCTCTTCACCGGCGGGCTGGGCGCGCATTATGGGGCGGAGGCGCTCGGCTGCGCGGTGATCCCGATGTCGGGCGGCCAGACCGAGAAGCAGGTGCAGCTCATCACCGACTTCAAGCCCGAAGTCATCATGATAACCCCGAGCTACATGCTGGCGCTGCTCGATGAGTTCCGCCGCCAGGGCAAGGATCCGCGCGCCTCGTCGCTCCGCTACGGCATCTTCGGCGCCGAGCCCTGGACGGCCGAAATGCGCCGCGAGATCGAGCAGGCCTTCGCGATCGACGCGACCGACATCTATGGTTTGTCCGAGGTGATCGGCCCCGGCGTGGCGCAGGAATTCGTGACCGACAAGGGCGGCTGCACCATCTGGGAGGATCATTTCTATCCCGAGGTGATCGATCCCGAAACGGGCGAGGTGCTGCCAGAGGGATCGGAGGGCGAACTGGTGTTCACCTCGCTCACCAAGCAGGCGCTGCCCATCATCCGCTACCGCACGCGCGATCTGACGCGGCTGATGCCCGGCCTCGAGCTGCCGATGCGGCGGATGGCCAAGATTACTGGCCGATCCGACGACATGATGATCATCCGTGGGGTCAACGTCTTCCCCACCCAGATCGAGGAGCAGATCCTGAAGTGCGCCGGCCTCGCCCCGCATTTCATGATCGAGATCAGCCGCCCCGGCCGCATGGACGAGGTGTGCATCCAGGTCGAGCGGCGCGACGGGATCGATGCCGATCAGTCGGTGGCCGAGGGCCGGCGGCTGGGTGCCTTCGTCAAGGATATCATCGGCATCTCCGCCCGCATCGACGTGATGCCGCCGGCAACGGTGGCGCGGTCGGTGGGCAAGGCACAGCGGGTGCGCGATCTGCGGCCCGTCGCCGCCTGATCCCATGATGCGGCATCCGGCCCTGTAACGATCTGCTCTTCTCCTCTTCGCCGGGCTATCGTGGCGCAAAGAGGAGAGGGGTGTATGCGCGCTATCGTGTCCGGGCTGATGCTGCTCGCGGGCGGGGCCGGGGTCGCGGCGGGCCAGCCGCCCGCGCCCGGCGAGCCCTTCCGCTATGGCAACCAGCGCGTCGCCACGATCCAGGCGCCGGGCACGCCAGAGCCGGCGCCGGCCGGCCTGTCGGAATCGCCCCGCGTGCGGATGGTGGTGCTGACCGACGTCGGCAACGAACCCGACGACAGCCAGTCGCTCGTCCGCCTGCTGACCTATGCCAACGAGATGGATATCGAGGCGATCGTCGCCACGACCTCCGCCTCGCTGACGAGCGAGAACCATCCCGAACTGATCCACGCGGCGATCGCCGCCTATGGCAAGGTCCGTCCTAATCTGATGGTGCATGCCAAGGGCTGGCCCGAGGCATCGGCGCTGGCCGCAAGGGTGTGGGCGGGCTCGGCCGGCTACGGCATGGCACAGGTCGGCAAGGGGCACGACACGCCCGGCTCGCGCGCCATCGTGGCGGCGGTCGACAGCAAGGATACCCGGCCCCTGTGGGTCACGGTGTGGGGCGGTGCGGCCGATCTGGCGCAGGCGCTCTGGTCGGTGCGCGCCACGCGCGATCCGGCGGCGGTGAAACGCTTCGTGGCGCGGCTGCGCGTCCACGCCATTTCCGATCAGGACGATTCGGGCCCCTGGATACGGCAGAATTTCCCCGACCTGTTCTGGATCGGCAGCATCCACGCCTTCCGCGAATATGCCGTCGCCGGCTGGGCGGGCATCGGCTTCGATATCATCCAGCCCGATCCGGCGGTGAACACGAAGCTGGTCGATCACGACTGGCAGAAGGCGCTCGGCGCGATCGGCCCGCTGGGCGCGGCCTATCCGCTCTCGACCGGCATCATGGAGGGCGACACACCCTCCTTCCTCGGGCTGATCCCCAACGGCCTGAACGTGCCGAGCCGGCCCGATTATGGCGGCTGGGGCGGGCGCCATGCCAAGGTGAGCGCCGCCTACGGCCTTTATGCCGACGCTTCGGATACGGTGAAGGGCCTCGGCGGCATCGTCGAGCGCGGCGCGCGGGCGACGGTGTGGCGCTGGCGCGAGCCGGTGCAGAACGATTTCCTGGCGCGGATGCGATGGTCGGTCAGCCCGCGTTTCGCCGATGCCAATCATCCGCCTGCGGTCGTGCTGAACGGGCAGGGTGGCATCGCCCCGCTCGTCATCCGCGCCTGTGCCGGCGCGCGGCTGGCGCTGTCGGCGGCGGGCACCAGCGATCCCGATAGCGATACGCTCACCTATCGCTGGTGGCAGTATCGAGAGGCGACCTTCATGCTCCGCACCACGCAGACGATCGAGTTCGTCCGTGCCGAGGGGCCGGAGGCCGAACTGATCGTGCCGACGCCCTCGGTCAACGCGCCCGCCGACTATCATGTCATCCTTGAAGTGCGGGACGGTGGCCAGCCGGCGTTGACCCGCTATCGCCGCGTCGTCCTGTCGATCCAGCGGCCGCCTCTGCCGGGCGCCGCCTGCCCGGCACGAGGGTGATGCGCCGCCCGCCGCGATCGTCCCAATCTTTGCATTGTCGCGCCGCTGTTGTAGCGGATTGATATGGCATCGAACTTCACGAGCGACGATCGGGTCGAGGGGCGCGAGAGCCGGCCGGAGCGGATCGCGAGCATCCTGCGCCAGCGGATCGCGACCCACGATCTGGCGGTCGGCGCCCGTCTCCCCTCCGAAAACGCGCTGGCCTCCCATTTCGGGGTGAGTCGCGCCGCCGTGCGCGAGGCGATCGCCCGGCTGAAGGTGGAAGGGCTGGTCGAGACCCGGCAGGGCAGCGGCGCCTTTGTCCGCTCGCCCGAAACCGGCGGCGCCTCACCCGCCGACGGCCTGACCCGCGCCTCGCTCGATTCCCTGCTCGACCTGATCGAGGTGCGGCGCGTGACCGAGGCGGAGATGGCGGCGCGCGCGGCGGTGATGCGCAGCGAGCAGCAGATGCAGGCGATCGACGCCGCGCTCGACCGGCTGAGCCTGGCCGAGCAATCCGGCGGCGACGGCGTGGCCGAGGATCGCGCCTTCCACACCTCGATCGCCAACGCGAGCGGCAACATCTACTGGCGCAAGCTGATAGACGCCTTCGCGCGGCACATCAGCATCGCCATGAGCGTCACCCGTTGCAACGAGGGGCTGAGCCGCGAATTCGCCCAGCAGGTCGCGATCGAGCATCGCGAGCTGCGCGACGCCATCGCCGCGCGCGACCCCGATCGCGCGCGCGCCGCCGCGACCCGCCATATGGAAATGTCGGCGCAGCGCACGCTCAGCGCCGATCGCGATTTCTGGAGTAAGGGCGGGGCACCCGTCGTGAAGCTGCCCCACGCGCGCTAGGCGGCCGCTAGAGCTGACCGGAGACCAACGAAGCGAGGCAATCTTACACCGTTCGTCCCGAGCGAAGTCGAGGGGCGTGCCCCGCGCACAGGTGTCTCGACTTCGCTCGACACGAACGGTTACGAAAATGCGCCGGAAGCGGCTCAGGCGGCCGCCGTCATCGCCGGCAGATCGTCGTCGATGAAAGCCTGCACGATCTCGTCGAAATCGATGTCGCCGGTGAAGCCCAGGGCGCGCGCCGGCGTGTCGTCCCAGCGGCGCGGCCAGCTGCTCACGATCCGTTCCACCGCTTCGTCGTGCCGCATCGCGATCCGGCCGCGCGCAGCCTCACCGCCATGGCGGGCCAGCGCGGCGAGCATCTGCTCCACCGTCACCGTGATGCCGGGCAGGTTGATGATCCGGTCGGTCGCCAGCGCGGCGGTATCGAGGCCGGCGGCATGGATCAGATTGGTGATCGCGCGACGCGGGGAGAGCAGCCACAGCATCGTCTCGGGCGAGACCGGGCAATCGGCGGCGACGCCGGACAAAGGCTCGCGGATGATGCCGCTGGCGAAGGAGGAGGCGGCCTTGTTGGGCTTGCCCGGCCGCACGCTGATCGTCGGCAGGCGCAGCACCACGCCATCGACGAAGCCGCGCCGCGCATAATCCTTCAGTAGCAGCTCGGCGACGGCCTTTTCCATGCCGTAGGAGGAGCGGGGGTCGACCGACGGCTCCTCGTCCCCCGCGCCGCTGGGGCCGAACACCGCGACCGAGCTGGTGAACACCACGCGGGGCGCATGGCCCGCCTTGCGACAGACCTCCAGAATGTACCGCGAGGCATCGACATTGACCCGCATCCCCAGGTCGAAATTCGCCTCGGCCTCCCCGCTGACGACGGCGGCGAGGTGGTACACCACGTCCACCTCGGGCGAGATGAGCGTATCGACGAAGGCGGGGTCGGCGATGTCGCCGATCGTCTGCTCGACCAGCGGGGAGGACAGCACCATCGTCTCCACCCGATCCACCAGCGTCAGTTTCGTGACTGGCGCCATTGTGCCGTCGGGCCGGGGCACGCCGCCGTCCAGCAGCGCGCGCGCCAGCCGCAGGCCGAGGAAGCCGGTGCCGCCGGTGATGACGATGTTCATGGGCAGTCTATCCTTGTGGTCAGCTTTGCGAGGCGGCGCCGAATGTCGCGTCGAGATCGTCGATCTGGTCTGGGGTGAGCGGGCTGGTCGGCGATCCGCGCAGCAGCAGGAACAGCTTGGCGGTTTCCTCCAGCTCCTCGATCCGGTTCATCGCGTGGCGCAGCGAGGCGCCCGACACGATCGGCCCGTGGTTGGCGAGCAGCATCGCGGGATGATCGGGCGCGATCCGCATGATCGCGTCGGTCAGCCGTTCGTCGCCGGGGCGATGGTAGGGGATGAGCGGCAGGCGGCCGATCTTCATCACGAAATAGGCCGTCAGCGGCGGCAGGCAGTCGTCGGGCGACAGGCCCGCCATGCAGGAAATGGCGGCCGAATGGGTCGCGTGGAGGTGGACGATGCCTTGCGCCGCCGGCCGCGCCGCATAGATGGCACGGTGGAGGAACGCCTCCTTGGAGGGCTTCGGCCCGCCGATCACGGCGCCGGCGGCATCGACCTTGGCGATCGCGTCGGGGTCCAGCGCGCCGAGGCTGATGTCGGTCGGCGTGATGAGGATCGTGCCGTCCTCCAGCCGCACGCTGATGTTGCCGCTGCTGCCGGTGGCGAGGCCGCGATCGAACAGGGACCGGCCGCTTTCGACCATCTCGGCCCGCGCCGCTGCTTCCCGATCGGTCATGGTAACATCTCCCAGGCCTTGGACATGAAATCGTCCGACCCGAAATTCCCCGACTTGAGCGCGAGCAGCAACCGGTCGTTCGGCCCGCCGCCGCCGATCGTCCATGGCACGCCCGGATCGATCTCCGGCCCGATCCTGAGCCGCGTGACGCCCAGCCGCTGCACCACGGCGCCCGACGTCTCGCCGCCCGCCACCACCAGCGCGCGGGCGCCCTGGTCGACGAGATGCGCGGCGATCTCGGCCAGCACCTCTTCCAGCACCGCGCTGGCGTTCGGATCGAGCGCGCGCTGGCGGGCGACTTCGGCGGGATCGGCGGTGGAATAGATCAGGATTGGGCCGTCTCCGGCCTGCGCTGCGATCCAGTCCCGCGCCCTGGCGATCAGCGTGGCGGGTGTTTCACCCTCGTCGAGCGCGATCCGACAGGCCGGCATCCGCTCGCGCACGGCGGCGACCTGTCGACGCGTCGCGAGCGAACAGCTTCCCGAGATCACCGCCCGTCGCCCGCCGAGCGCCGGCAGCG carries:
- the paaK gene encoding phenylacetate--CoA ligase PaaK encodes the protein MPTIDFGPSTIGSLREVQLQRMRRTLHHAYANSPHYRRGFDAAGLRPDDLKSLADLARFPFTTKADLRANYPFGMFAVPMDQVVRIHASSGTTGQPTVVGYTADDIAMWSNNVARCIHAAGGRPGMKVHVAYGYGLFTGGLGAHYGAEALGCAVIPMSGGQTEKQVQLITDFKPEVIMITPSYMLALLDEFRRQGKDPRASSLRYGIFGAEPWTAEMRREIEQAFAIDATDIYGLSEVIGPGVAQEFVTDKGGCTIWEDHFYPEVIDPETGEVLPEGSEGELVFTSLTKQALPIIRYRTRDLTRLMPGLELPMRRMAKITGRSDDMMIIRGVNVFPTQIEEQILKCAGLAPHFMIEISRPGRMDEVCIQVERRDGIDADQSVAEGRRLGAFVKDIIGISARIDVMPPATVARSVGKAQRVRDLRPVAA
- a CDS encoding DUF1593 domain-containing protein; protein product: MRAIVSGLMLLAGGAGVAAGQPPAPGEPFRYGNQRVATIQAPGTPEPAPAGLSESPRVRMVVLTDVGNEPDDSQSLVRLLTYANEMDIEAIVATTSASLTSENHPELIHAAIAAYGKVRPNLMVHAKGWPEASALAARVWAGSAGYGMAQVGKGHDTPGSRAIVAAVDSKDTRPLWVTVWGGAADLAQALWSVRATRDPAAVKRFVARLRVHAISDQDDSGPWIRQNFPDLFWIGSIHAFREYAVAGWAGIGFDIIQPDPAVNTKLVDHDWQKALGAIGPLGAAYPLSTGIMEGDTPSFLGLIPNGLNVPSRPDYGGWGGRHAKVSAAYGLYADASDTVKGLGGIVERGARATVWRWREPVQNDFLARMRWSVSPRFADANHPPAVVLNGQGGIAPLVIRACAGARLALSAAGTSDPDSDTLTYRWWQYREATFMLRTTQTIEFVRAEGPEAELIVPTPSVNAPADYHVILEVRDGGQPALTRYRRVVLSIQRPPLPGAACPARG
- a CDS encoding FadR/GntR family transcriptional regulator; its protein translation is MASNFTSDDRVEGRESRPERIASILRQRIATHDLAVGARLPSENALASHFGVSRAAVREAIARLKVEGLVETRQGSGAFVRSPETGGASPADGLTRASLDSLLDLIEVRRVTEAEMAARAAVMRSEQQMQAIDAALDRLSLAEQSGGDGVAEDRAFHTSIANASGNIYWRKLIDAFARHISIAMSVTRCNEGLSREFAQQVAIEHRELRDAIAARDPDRARAAATRHMEMSAQRTLSADRDFWSKGGAPVVKLPHAR
- the denD gene encoding D-erythronate dehydrogenase, which produces MNIVITGGTGFLGLRLARALLDGGVPRPDGTMAPVTKLTLVDRVETMVLSSPLVEQTIGDIADPAFVDTLISPEVDVVYHLAAVVSGEAEANFDLGMRVNVDASRYILEVCRKAGHAPRVVFTSSVAVFGPSGAGDEEPSVDPRSSYGMEKAVAELLLKDYARRGFVDGVVLRLPTISVRPGKPNKAASSFASGIIREPLSGVAADCPVSPETMLWLLSPRRAITNLIHAAGLDTAALATDRIINLPGITVTVEQMLAALARHGGEAARGRIAMRHDEAVERIVSSWPRRWDDTPARALGFTGDIDFDEIVQAFIDDDLPAMTAAA
- the otnC gene encoding 3-oxo-tetronate 4-phosphate decarboxylase translates to MTDREAAARAEMVESGRSLFDRGLATGSSGNISVRLEDGTILITPTDISLGALDPDAIAKVDAAGAVIGGPKPSKEAFLHRAIYAARPAAQGIVHLHATHSAAISCMAGLSPDDCLPPLTAYFVMKIGRLPLIPYHRPGDERLTDAIMRIAPDHPAMLLANHGPIVSGASLRHAMNRIEELEETAKLFLLLRGSPTSPLTPDQIDDLDATFGAASQS